Proteins found in one Maridesulfovibrio sp. genomic segment:
- a CDS encoding bifunctional acetate--CoA ligase family protein/GNAT family N-acetyltransferase, with the protein MSVINLEYLFQPGSVAVIGATNDPANAGNIVMRNLMGGGFLGPVMPVCTDAEAIAGVLTYKKVEDLPKVPDLAVICLPLHECPALLEKLRKIGVKACALIGPGFSAIPENERVRLRSDLLLAANSPQMRILGPKSLGFIVPALNLNASLAPLPAKAGKIAFVSQSDSFIPTVLDWAATNDIGFSHVVSLGSRIDLTFGDVLDYLGSDAQTRSILLYIESINDARDFMSAARAASRNKPVLAIRPGQALQQVTQELSRLDNSMIARADEVYDVAFRRAGMLRVQTIDGMFDAAQTLASLRQPVRGNRLAIIVNGTSAGLAAADGLIRRGGKLAKLSEDTIAKLDEVFDGEWSGSCPVTIKFDTPGQKYLDALKVLIKDKGVDAVLVVHVPFAGVFSAEVAEILAKGLKRVRRMVLTAWLGSGMSRKSRKIFSLHGIPTYESADQAVRAFMYMAEYQRNQELLTETPDSLPTDFFPDTTTARETVRKALSEGRHELNEPEARKVLAAYGLPVVETKVAISAREAVIAADEIGCPVALKIRSPQISQPYDVGGVVLDLESTEKVWEAAATMLTRVNRQRPDAYIEGFTVQKMGRRLGAHELFISASADPTFGPIIHFGHGGMTREVVRDQAVAMVPLNMSLARELISRTRISRLLTGTPTQPPADVDDLCLTLIQVSQLFIDIPQIEHLDINPLYGDDTGVLALGAKILVTECGEDCPQLAIRPYPRELEECVVLRDGRQVTLRPIRPEDEPAHYEFLARVSDEDMRMRFFGVVRRDFDHKDMSRFTQINYDREMAFIATAMGENGKPETLGVVRTSTKPDNSEAEFAIVVRSDLKGTGLGSMLFHKIIRYTKARGTHWLVGQTLFENKAMQGLSRKFGFEISENYDEDLVEMRLDCTKRDDEPE; encoded by the coding sequence ATGAGCGTTATTAATTTGGAATACCTTTTTCAGCCAGGATCAGTGGCCGTTATCGGCGCAACCAATGACCCCGCCAATGCCGGGAATATCGTTATGCGCAATCTCATGGGCGGCGGATTTCTCGGTCCGGTCATGCCTGTCTGCACTGATGCTGAAGCCATCGCCGGGGTCCTGACCTATAAAAAGGTGGAAGATTTACCAAAGGTGCCGGATCTTGCGGTTATTTGCCTTCCTCTTCACGAATGTCCTGCCCTGCTGGAAAAGCTCAGAAAAATCGGAGTGAAGGCGTGCGCCCTGATCGGTCCCGGATTCAGCGCGATTCCTGAGAATGAGCGCGTCCGGTTGCGTTCGGATTTGCTTTTGGCGGCTAATTCTCCGCAGATGCGCATTCTTGGTCCCAAGAGTCTAGGGTTTATTGTTCCGGCGCTTAATCTCAATGCCAGTCTTGCACCTTTGCCTGCCAAGGCGGGTAAGATAGCGTTTGTTTCTCAGTCGGATAGTTTTATTCCCACAGTTCTGGACTGGGCAGCGACCAATGATATCGGTTTTTCCCATGTGGTTTCGCTGGGCAGCCGCATAGATCTGACTTTCGGCGACGTGCTCGATTATTTAGGTTCGGATGCTCAGACCCGGTCGATTCTGCTTTACATAGAATCAATCAACGATGCCCGTGATTTTATGTCCGCCGCCCGTGCCGCTTCGCGCAACAAGCCTGTACTGGCTATCCGTCCGGGACAGGCATTGCAGCAGGTTACTCAGGAGCTGTCCCGTCTGGATAATTCCATGATCGCCCGTGCTGACGAGGTTTATGATGTGGCATTCCGCAGGGCCGGTATGCTGCGCGTGCAAACTATTGACGGTATGTTCGATGCGGCCCAGACCTTGGCCAGCCTGCGTCAGCCCGTACGCGGCAACAGGTTGGCGATCATTGTCAACGGAACCAGTGCCGGTCTGGCCGCCGCTGACGGCCTGATCCGCAGAGGCGGTAAACTGGCCAAACTTTCAGAAGATACGATAGCAAAGCTCGATGAGGTTTTTGATGGCGAATGGAGCGGATCCTGTCCGGTGACGATCAAGTTCGATACCCCGGGCCAGAAGTATCTTGATGCCCTTAAGGTGCTGATCAAGGATAAAGGTGTGGATGCCGTTTTGGTTGTTCATGTGCCTTTTGCCGGGGTTTTCAGTGCCGAAGTTGCTGAAATACTGGCCAAGGGGCTTAAACGAGTCCGCAGGATGGTCCTTACCGCATGGCTCGGTTCCGGTATGTCCCGCAAATCACGTAAGATATTTTCCCTGCACGGTATTCCCACTTATGAAAGTGCTGATCAGGCTGTGCGAGCTTTTATGTATATGGCTGAATATCAGCGAAATCAGGAACTGCTCACCGAGACCCCGGATTCTCTTCCCACGGATTTTTTCCCGGATACCACAACCGCCCGCGAGACCGTGCGCAAAGCACTGTCTGAAGGAAGGCATGAGCTCAATGAACCGGAAGCTCGCAAGGTTCTCGCCGCTTACGGCCTGCCGGTTGTAGAAACAAAGGTGGCGATCTCTGCGCGGGAAGCGGTGATTGCCGCTGATGAAATCGGATGTCCGGTAGCCTTGAAAATACGCTCTCCGCAGATCAGTCAGCCTTATGATGTCGGTGGTGTGGTGCTTGATCTTGAAAGCACGGAAAAGGTATGGGAAGCAGCTGCCACCATGCTTACCCGTGTTAATCGTCAACGTCCTGATGCCTATATCGAAGGCTTCACGGTTCAAAAGATGGGAAGACGTCTGGGGGCGCACGAACTTTTTATTTCCGCATCTGCTGATCCTACCTTCGGGCCGATTATTCATTTCGGACACGGCGGCATGACTCGCGAGGTTGTCCGTGATCAGGCTGTAGCCATGGTCCCGCTGAATATGAGTCTCGCCCGGGAGCTGATCAGCAGAACCCGTATCTCAAGGCTGTTAACCGGAACGCCCACTCAGCCTCCTGCTGATGTCGACGACCTCTGCTTGACTTTGATACAGGTTTCACAGCTTTTTATCGATATCCCCCAGATTGAACATCTGGACATAAATCCGCTTTACGGCGATGATACCGGCGTGCTGGCCCTCGGAGCCAAAATTTTGGTTACCGAATGCGGTGAAGATTGTCCGCAGCTGGCCATCAGGCCATATCCCAGAGAGCTTGAGGAATGCGTTGTACTCCGTGATGGAAGGCAGGTCACCCTGCGTCCGATACGTCCGGAGGATGAACCTGCTCACTATGAATTTTTGGCCCGTGTTTCCGATGAAGACATGCGGATGCGCTTTTTTGGGGTTGTGCGTCGAGATTTCGATCACAAGGATATGTCTCGGTTTACTCAAATCAATTATGACCGCGAAATGGCTTTTATTGCCACGGCCATGGGCGAGAACGGTAAGCCGGAAACCCTCGGCGTGGTGCGAACCTCAACCAAGCCGGATAATTCCGAGGCCGAGTTTGCTATTGTGGTCCGGTCCGATCTTAAAGGAACCGGGCTGGGGTCCATGCTTTTTCATAAAATTATTCGCTATACTAAAGCGCGCGGTACTCATTGGCTTGTCGGCCAGACTCTTTTTGAGAACAAGGCCATGCAGGGGCTTTCCCGCAAATTCGGTTTTGAGATCAGTGAAAATTACGATGAAGATCTTGTGGAAATGCGGCTGGATTGCACAAAACGGGATGATGAACCGGAGTAG